The segment GCCTCGGACTCGACTCGGGTCAGCACGTGCGCGATCTCGTCCGGGATGACCTGGCGGCTGCGGCGGCTGAGTTCGGCGTACCCGCGGATCGCGGCGAGCGGGGTCCGCAGCTCGTGGCTGGCGTCGGCGACGAATTGGCGTACCTGCATCTCGCTGGCGTGCCGCGCTTCCAGCGCGTTGCCGACATGGTCGAGCATGCGGTTCAGCGCGGCGCCCACCTGACCGACCTCGGTGCGCGGGTCGGTGTAGACCTCGGGCACGCGCTGCATGAGCTGCACCTCGCCGCGGTCGAGCTTGAGCTCGGAGACGCGGGTCGCGGTGGCAGCGACACGATCAAGAGGCTTGAGGGTACGGCGGACGATGAGCGCCCCACCCCAGCCGGCGATCAGCAGCGACCCGGCAATCACGCACCCGGTGAAGCCGGCGACGGTGAGCAGGGTGTCGTTGACCCGTTCCAACGACAGGCCGATGTACTGGATCTCGCCGTCCGACCTGACCTGGGCCATGATCCGGTACTCGGGCAGGTCCCCGCCGAGATCCACATCGATGGCTTCGCCGTTCTGCGGCACCTCGTTCTTCAGCGTGGTGATCGCGGAGTCGGAGAGTTCGGTGAACTTGTTGTCCTCCGTGGCGGAGGCAGCGAAACGGACGATGCCGCCCTCGGTGGTTCCGTCCGCGGCGACCGAAACGATGATCGAGTTTTCCTGGCTACCGCCCGGCGGCTTCTTGTAGCCGTTCGTCTCGGACGGCGAGGGCTGGGTTCCGGGCCCGGGCAGACCCTTGCCGCCGTTCGGGAAGTTCCGGAGCCGATTCGACATCTCTTTCAAATCGTCGTCGATCTGGGCGTGCAACGAGTCGTAGAGATACAGCTCCGCGGTGCTACCGACCACCAGACCCAGCACCGACAGCAGGGCGATCATGATGGCGACCAGCCGGGTGCGCAGCGACCAGCCCGCCGGGCTGCGCCAGCGGGCGGGACGGTTCCGGGTCGTGGCGGCAGGGCCCATCTCAGTCAGCCGGCTTGAGCACGTAGCCCGCGCCGCGCATGGTGTGGATCATCGGCGCCCGGCCGGCGTCGATCT is part of the Actinoplanes sp. NBC_00393 genome and harbors:
- a CDS encoding sensor histidine kinase, with amino-acid sequence MGPAATTRNRPARWRSPAGWSLRTRLVAIMIALLSVLGLVVGSTAELYLYDSLHAQIDDDLKEMSNRLRNFPNGGKGLPGPGTQPSPSETNGYKKPPGGSQENSIIVSVAADGTTEGGIVRFAASATEDNKFTELSDSAITTLKNEVPQNGEAIDVDLGGDLPEYRIMAQVRSDGEIQYIGLSLERVNDTLLTVAGFTGCVIAGSLLIAGWGGALIVRRTLKPLDRVAATATRVSELKLDRGEVQLMQRVPEVYTDPRTEVGQVGAALNRMLDHVGNALEARHASEMQVRQFVADASHELRTPLAAIRGYAELSRRSRQVIPDEIAHVLTRVESEAKRMTALVEDLLLLARLDAGRPLAQDPVDLTMLAVDAVSDAHAAGPRHFWQLDLPDEPVSVIGDGARLHQVVANLLANARTHTPEGSTVTVKVGAVPDAAVIQVIDDGPGIQPDLAPRIFERFARGDSSRSRAAGSTGLGLSIVHAVVTSHRGKVGVQSRPGRTVFTVMLPLVPTAEQSPQALHHVA